The genome window GAATTCGGTACTCACTTTTTACCTTTTGAGAATGTTTGTCAAGAACAACTTGAATTGATTGACGATGATTTGACAAATCTAGCATCTTATTGTAATATTTGTGGTGAACACTATTAACTTTACCGACATGTAAACGAAATCTTTCAAGAACCTTATTCCAGCCCCTAAAACCCTTTGAAGCATAAAAATCACCCGTAATCTCATGAACAAATTCATTTTTAAGCAaataacaacaaagacaatatgcGACATTTTTCTCCACACTATACTCCAACCAAGTTGAATGTGAACCTTTAAACCAACTTGAAGCAAATTGACGCATTCTACCTCCTATTTCACTTGAAGGATATGGTTTTAAGATAGGTTGACAATGCCCTTTTTCAACATAATATTTCCTTACTTCATCTCGTATTCGAGGATCATAATCAGAAATAGATCTTCTTTCTCCCGGATCGGCTTTAAGTGAACTCAAATCGAGGTCAGTTATAAGACAAAAACGTTTGATATTGAC of Capsicum annuum cultivar UCD-10X-F1 unplaced genomic scaffold, UCD10Xv1.1 ctg81566, whole genome shotgun sequence contains these proteins:
- the LOC124895365 gene encoding uncharacterized protein LOC124895365 produces the protein MENFFTKVNDSQYSSSNVNIKRFCLITDLDLSSLKADPGERRSISDYDPRIRDEVRKYYVEKGHCQPILKPYPSSEIGGRMRQFASSWFKGSHSTWLEYSVEKNVAYCLCCYLLKNEFVHEITGDFYASKGFRGWNKVLERFRLHVGKVNSVHHKYYNKMLDLSNHRQSIQVVLDKHSQK